The Hymenobacter swuensis DY53 genome includes the window CGGCCGTAAGGCTCCACCACCGGCGGCCGTACGATGCGCACGCCCTGCGCCAGCAGACGGGCATGGTCGCGGGCCAGATCATCGGTATAGAGAAACAGGGCCACGCGGCCACCGGTCTGGTTACCGATGGCGGCTTGCTGGGTGGGCGTAGCCGCCCGCGCCAGTAGCAGCTCGGCCCCGCTTGTGCCAGGCGGTGCCACCCGCACCCAGCGTTTTTCGGCACTCAAGGGCGTGTCTTCCACGAGGGTAAAGCCCAGCTTCTCGGTGTAGAAGCGGATGGCTTCATCGTAATCGGCCACTACCAGGGTAATGAGGGCAATGCGCTGGGGCATGGGCAGTCGGCTGCTTAAATGAAAGAGGCTCATCTGGACAGATGAACCTCTTACTATTTTAGTCTTGCTGACGAGCTTTCAGGGCTTTCTTCTCGTCTTTGGCGGCCTTCTTTTCCTTGGTGGTTTTAGCGGGCTCCTTTTTCTTCTCTTTGCGGGGTTCCTGGGCTTTGGCCATGATGGGGTGTGAGTTGAGAGTGAATGGGACGTATATAACGCACCGCCCGGAGGCAGTGTTGTAAATCGAAACCTATTATTGCAGCCCGGGCAAATACCGCTCGCGCAGCAAATTCAGGTGATGTGCCTCGTGGCCGGACAGAATGTAGGCCAGGGCCCGCACGCTCACGGGCTGGCCGCTGGCCGTGCCCAGCCGGCCCACGGCCTCCGCCGTAAACGACTCCAGCAAACTCAGCGTGGCGGCCCGTACGGTGTCGTACTCGTGCAGGATGTCGGCCAGCGGGCGGGCGTCAGCGCCGGAGGCGGGCACGTAGTCGTCCTGCTCGAAACCGGGCAGGGCCGTTGTGTCGCCCCGACCGATGCGCAGGGCGCGGTAAGCGAAGATACGCTCCGTATCGAGCATGTGTACCAGATTTTCTTTGATGCTCCACTTGCCGGGGGCATAGCGAAACAGCGTCTGCTCCTCCGTGAGGCCGGCCAGCAGCTGGCGCAACTCTTGGGGCTGCCGGCGCAACGCTTCCAGCGGGTCGCCGGTGATTAGCTTCACGTAGGTATGGTAGAACGGGGCGTACTCGGGGGCAGCGGGCGGCGTGAGAAACAGGCTCATAGAAACGAAAGTAGCGGAATCCGGATAACTTCGGGGCACTCCGGTATTCGGAACGATGGTCCTAGCGTTGCCGTCCCGCTAGTTACATCCGACCAACTTCATCCCTTCTTCGCTATGTCCCTGCTACGCAAGCCGGTACCAGAGTGGCTATTATGGGTGCTCACCTTAGTGGCACTGATGCAGTTATTCGGGTACCTCAACCTGGCCGTCAGCTACAAGTACGAAGTGGATATTACCGAAACGCTGGTGAACATCCATCCGCCCACGGCCATATCCAAGCACCAGAGGAAACAGCAGCTGCGCGAGCGGGGCAGGGAAATTCGCGAAGCCCAGTTTCGCAGCCTGCTGTACGCGGGCCTGGCAGCCGCTGCGGCCGTCGGTTTGGCCCTGCGCAACCACCGCCTGCAAACCACTTCAGCCGCTACTCCCTGATGCGCCGGCTCCTAACCCGAATCCTGGGCGGTTTGCTGGTGCTGCTGCTGTTGGCCGCCGGTGGCATTGCCTGTTCGGGCCTCACCGTCCGCCCCAAACCCGCCGACTGCCTGGTGGTGCCCGGCAATACCGTGAACCCCGACGGCAGCCTCTCCCCGCGCCTGCGGGCCCGCCTCGATGAGGCACTGCGCCTGTACCGCACCGGCCTGAGCCCACTGATTTTTGTGAGTGGTGGGCTGGGTCGGGAAGGGCACTACGAGGGCACTGCTATGCAACGCTATCTGGTGGGGCAAGGCATCCCGGCCCATGCTATTGTGGTAGATAATGCAGGCAACAACACCGAAGCTACGGCCCGCAATTTTGCCCGCCTAGCCCGGGCACGCCACCTAAAGTCGGCCGTGGTGGTGTCGCAGTTCTTCCATCTGCCGCGCACCCAACTGTTGCTGCGGCAGCAAGGCGTGTCCACGGTATCGGCCTCGGCGGCCCGCTACTGGGAGTTGCGCGACGTTTACGCCCTACTGCGTGAGGTGCCGGCATACGCCAAGGCCTGGCTTTTCTGAGGTGGCCGCTGTAACGCCGGCCCCGAGGCAGCCGTACACGCCCCCACACAACCTCAACTATTCCCGTATGTCCTCTCTCGTCGAAAAAGGTCTTTCGATTTCCAAAAACGCGCTGTTCAGCGTGTTCCTGAACCGCGCCGGTAAGCTGTTGGGCCGCCCTTTTAAGGTGGTCATGGTGCTCAACGAAGTAGCCAACAAGCTCGCCAGCAAAGATAGCGGCGACAATAAATTCAAGCAGGTGTTCGATGTGGGCCGCACGCTCGTGCGGCTGGTGCGCAACTACATCAGCGGCGAGTACCGCCAGATTGATACCGGCACCATCGTGTCGGCGCTGGGCGTGTTGCTCTACACTCTGTCGCCGGTTGACCTGGTTCCGGACTTTGTTCCGGTAGTTGGTTTTCTGGATGATCTGGCTTTGATCAGCTGGTTTATTGAGAAATTCCAGGGCGAAATTCTGCGCTTCCGGGAGTGGGAAGAAACCCACGCTGCCCAGGAAACGGATGATATTCCGGCAGCTTCCAAAACGCTGAAAGCCTCCAACACCAACGCCCAGAACGCGCCCGCCGTGGCTGAATTGGGTCACTCGTAAATCACAGATTACTGCAGATTGAGGCCAATTAACTGGCTTTTGTGGACGCCCGGCCCGTTGTGGTCGGGCGTTTTGCGTTGAACGGCTCTACGGAACTCCGCGTTTTCCTCCGCGCAACGCTGTGGGAAGTAACGCCCGCCAGCAGCCGAAGCCGTACTTTTGGGTCTTTCCAACCACCTCCACCCCATCCACTTCAAGAATGCGCATCCGTACCCGGCTGGCTTTGCTGGCCCTTACCTTCCTGACTGCCCTGCCGGCCGCCCGCGCCGATGAAGGCATGTGGCTGCCGCTGCTGCTCAAGCAGCTCAACGAGGCCGACATGCAGAAAAAAGGCCTCAAGCTCACCGCTGAGCAGATTTATTCCATCAACCAGGGCAGCCTCAAGGATGCCATTGTCCAGTTTGGCGGTGGCTGCACCGGCGAAATCATTTCCGACCAAGGCCTGCTCCTGACCAACCACCACTGTGGCTATAGTCAGATTCAGAGCCATTCCTCCGTCGAGAAAGACTACCTCACCAACGGCTACTGGGCCATGGACCGCAGCCAGGAATTGCCCAATCCGGGCCTTACGGCCACTTTCATTGTGCGCATGGAGGACGTGAGCAGCCAAGTGCTGGCTGGCGTGCCTACCACGGGCATTGTGGAAGCGGAACGCGAGAAGCTGGTGCAGGCTAATGGGCAGCGCGTGGCCCATGCTGCCGTGCAGGGCACCGGCTATCAGGCCTTTGTGCGCCCCATGTTTAACGGCAATGAGTACTACCTGTTCGTGACGGAGGTATTTCAGGACATCCGGCTGGTGGGCGCGCCCCCGAGCAGTATCGGCAAGTTCGGCGGCGACACCGATAACTGGGCCTGGCCCCGCCACACCGGCGACTTTAGCATCTTCCGCATCTACGCCGGCCCCGATAACAAGCCGGCCCCTTACTCTCCCGATAACAAGCCCTTCAAGCCTCGCCACCACCTGCCCATTTCCCTGGGCGGCGTGCAGCCCGGCGACTTTACCATGGTGTTCGGCTTCCCGGGCCGCACCAACGAGTACCTCACCAGCTGGGGTGTGGAGGAAACCTATGCCGTCTCGAACCCGGCCAAAATTAATGTACGCGACGCCAAGCTGCGGGTGCTGGATGCCGATATGAAGGCTTCTGATAAGGTGCGGATTCAGTACGCGGCCAAATACGCCAGCATTGCCAACTACTGGAAAAAGTGGATTGGCGAGAACCGGGGCCTCAAAAAGCTCGATGCCGTACGCGTGAAGCAGCAGCAGGAACAGGTGTTTCAGCAGTGGGCTGAAAGCGGCGACGCTGCCCGCCGCGCTGCCTTTGCCACGCTGCTCCCCGACCTGAAACGCAACTACGCCACTGCCCGCGACTACACCCTGGCCCGCGACTACGTAACGGAAGCCGCCCTGGGAGTGGAGCTGATGGCCTATGCCAACAGCCTGCTGCCGTTGCTGGAACTGGCCGATAACAAGGTACCCGCCGCCGAATTGGCCGCCGCTGCCGAAAAAACCAGAAAAGGGTCCGTGGGCTTCTTCCGCAACTACAGTGCCCATACTGACCAGAAAGTAGCCGCCCAGCTGCTGCCGCTTTACGCTGCCGGCACCCCGGCCGCGCTGCTGCCGGCCTACGTCAAAACCCTGCAGGGACAGTACACCGGCCCCGGCGGGTGGACGGCGTATGCGGCCCAACTATATGGCAAATCAAAGCTTACCACTCAGGAATCGGCCTTTGCGGTGCTGGATGAGGTAGCCAAGGGCAATGTGCAAACGCTTCGTCAGGACCCGGCTGTGCTACTGGCGCAGGCCATCATCGGGAACTACCGCACGGTCATTCTGCCTACGTATACCGCTGCCACCGATAACATTGCTCTGCTCCAGCGCACGTACGTGGCCGGCCTGCGCCTGCAGCAGCCCGAGCGGAAATTCTACCCCGATGCCAACTCTACCCTGCGCCTCGCCTACGGCCAAGTAGCCGGCTATGAGCCCGCCGACGGCACCAAATACGACTTCTACACCACCCTCGACGGTATTATGGAGAAGGCCGACCCCACCAACCCCGAGTTTGAAGTGCCCGCCCGCCTTGCTGAGCTGTACAAAAACAAGGATTTTGGTCCTTACGCCTATAAAGGTACCGTGCCCGTGGCCTTCATTGCCACCAACCACACCACCGGCGGCAACTCCGGCTCCCCCGTCATCAACGGCCGGGGCGAGCTGATTGGCACCAACTTCGACCGAAACTGGGAAGGCACCATGTCCGACATCATGTTCGACCCCGACCGGGTGCGCAACATCACCCTGGATGTGCGTTACATGCTGTTCGTGGTGGATAAATTCGCCGGAGCCGGCCACCTGGTGAAGGAAATGACCCTAGTGGGCTCCGCTAACGACACCGCCCCAGCCAGCAACGGCAAGAAGCTGGAGAAAGTGAAGGTGAAGCGCAAACCAGCTAAGGAAAAAGCGTAGCCCGTTTCGCTTGATGAATAAAGAGACGCCCGCCGGAAATGTATCTTCCGGCGGGCGTTTCCGCTTAATATGGATCTTACACCGCTATTTTCTAGCCTGCAAGCAATTAGCCAAAGTCTGAGGCACTCCGGCACCCGTTTGAGGCTCCACTACTCAACAACAACTATTCGCCTGCAGAGGCAAGAAGAAACATCCGCGCACCTGCTTTTCACCGTGCTGTTTTGGTTGGTAGTCGCGGTAGTCTTTTTGCTCCCTACGTTTATTCAACAGAATTATGAGCTTGGAACACTGCTTCTGCTGGCCGGATTGGTTGTGGCTTGGCACGCATACCGAAAGCGTAACCGCTTTCCTGATATAGAGGAAATTCGCTTGTATAATCATATACTGGTCGACACGCTGGCTCAGTCTATTGTCGTAGAACATCTGCATCCCTATTTCCGTCAGCAAATTGCTAAAACCAGCACAGTGGCTTTTGGCGAAGTGCTAGAAGTAAGGGTTCGTAAAAGCACCATCCAGCCTGCTGACGAGGACTACGGCGAAGTGTATCTACTGCTGACCAATAACACCCGCCTGTATCTGGCCGAAGTTGAAACGATGCAGACGACCCGTAGCATAGCCCGTGTACTACAGCAGGTGCTGGGATTACCCGTGGAGCCGGAGCCGAAGGCATGGTGTCAATTCTGAAAGGCCGCGTTACCTTGTACAGCACTCTCCCCTTCGCCAGCTATGCGTCTTTTGTGGTCTTTTGCAACCGCCCTGCTTTTCAGCATTACCTGGTCAACTTCCGCTCAGACTTCTTCCTCCGCCCCTCAACCGGCCCTGCTCCTGCGCCCCGCCGCCGTGTTCGACGGTGAAACCCTGCACCCGGGTTGGGCGGTACTCACGGAGGACAGTAAGATAAAAGCCGTAGGTCCCGCCGCCCAGCTCCAGGCTCCGGCCGGCGCGCAGGTGCTGGAGTTGCCGGGCCTTACGCTGCTGCCCGGCCTTATTGAAGGCCACAGTCACCTGCTGCTCCACCCCTACAATGAAACTCCGTGGAACGACCAGGTACTGCTGGAATCGGAAGCATTGCGGGTGGCCCGAGCTACGGTACACGCCCGCGCTACCTTGGCCGCCGGCTTCACCACCGCCCGCGACCTGGGCTCAGAAGGAGCTGGCTTTGCCGATGTAGGGTTGAAACAGGCCATTGACCAGGGCCTGATACCCGGGCCGCGTCTACTCGTAGCCACCCGGGCCCTGGTAGCTACCGGCAGCTACGGCCCCAAGCTTTCCGCCGACGTAGACGTGCCCCAGGGCGCGCAGGAAGCCGACGGCGTGGACAGCATCGTGCGGGCCGTGCGCGAGCAGATGGGCAAGGGAGCCGATATTATTAAGGTGTACGCCGACTACCGCTGGGGGCCCAACGAGTCCAGCCGCCCTACCTTCTCGCAGGAAGAACTGAACCTGATTGTACAAACCGCCCGCAGTGCCGGCCGCCCCGTGGTGGCCCACGCCAGCACGCCCGAAGGCATGCGCCGCGCCACGCTGGCCGGCGTGCAAACCATTGAGCACGGCGACGGGGGCACGCTGGAAGTATTCCGGCTGATGAAGCAGCGCGGGGTAGCCCTCTGCCCTACCGTGGCCGCCGGCGAGGCCATTTCGCGCTACCGGGGCTGGCAGCCCGGTACCACGCCCGAGCCGGAACGCATCCGCCAGAAGCGGGAAAGCATGCGGCTGGCCCTGCAAAGCGGTGTGGAATTGGCCATCGGGGGCGACGTGGGGGTGTTTGCGCACGGCGACAACCTACGAGAAGCCGAGCAGCTGGTACGTACCTACGGCCTCACGCCTCTGCAGGTGCTACGCGGCCTCACCGCCACCAACGCCCGCCTGTTCCAGCTTCCTGACCGGGGCCGCCTCCAGCCCGGCCTCCTCGCCGACCTCATTGCTGTTTCCGGTGACCCCACCCAGGATGTGGCCGCCCTACGGCAGGTACGGCTGGTGGTGAAAGGTGGAGTAATTACAAAACAATAGCTTGTAGCCATGACGACTCCGCAGTTAGAGAAGCTTATACTCCAGTCTTTACCACTTTTTGTACCGCATGAAGCAACTGAGGATAGCGTATTTGAACTTCTTTTAAGAGAGCAAGTTCCCGCTGACCTCGCAACTCAAATTATACTGTTCGTCCCAACAGCTTTTGGGCGAATATTTATGCAAAAATTCCAAGTGGATTTTCCTGAAACATTCGTTCTACAATACTCCGATGGTACAACGCTGGAAGGACTATCATGGGCCGATGAGCCTGTTTATGCGGCGGCTCAGCGTATAGCGGAAGCAGCAATAGATAGAGGAGAATGGCAAGAAAATTTTCATTTTGAAATAGCCTCTTGGAGTTCTGAGGTAGGTGTCATCAGTCAAGCGTTAGTTGAGGGGCATAAACCACAGAGCCTTACCCTCCAAAAATTGCAAATCAATGGAGACATAGGTCCTCGGCCTATTTCCTATTAATGAATCACTACGGCCGTTCAATGCCTTGCTTCTGTAGCTGCCCGGCGTATTTATCGTAAATGATGCGTAAGTCTTGGGCGTGCTTGTCAGCATCCACGCCGATGCTGACGTTGCTGGTGTGGAAGCGGTGCAGGTGGCTAATGTGGGGACAGATAACAGGCAGGTGGCCGGCCAGCAGAAACCGCACGTACAGGTCTAAGTCCTCAGCCATTTCAATTTCCTCGTCGTAGCCGCCTACCGCGTCGAACAGTTCCCGGCTGTAGCACACATTACCCTGGATGAAGTGCTCGGCCCGGAAAATGGCGCGCAGCATATCCTGGGGAGTTTCAAAGCGCCAAGCGTAATAATCCTCACTGGGCAGGTAACGCCGGTCTTGGTCCACGCGCAGGAAATCGGCCACCAGCCAGGGTCGACCGGGCGCCTGCTCAATTTCGCGGGCGTAGTGGTAGAGGGCACGCTGCAGCAACAGGTCGTCGTCGTCCAGGGGTACAATCCAGGTGTCAGCAGGTGCATCTTCCCGAATGAGCAGGTTGCGGGCAGGGCCCGCCTTGAGCAGCGTAGTCTGGGTGCGTACGCGCACCACATCGTCCTGCTGTTCAATCGTTTCCTCCAGCCATTCGGCGGTACCGTCGGTGCTGGCGTTTTCGCAGATCAGATGCTCGAAAGAAAAATCAAGCGGAGCCGCAACGGTGGCCCGCACGCTGTCGATGGCTTCGGGCAGGTAGGCGCGGCGGTTATGGGTCGGGGTAATAACAGTAAAGTGCATGGGCATCTATTCTGCCAAACCCCCAAAAAAGTTACACCTGCGCTCCGTACCTCAACCCAAGTCAGCCGGGCCGCGTTATGCCAGGGTATTCCCCGCATTCATGGCCAAGTTCGTCGTTACCCTGCGTCTGCCCGATTTTTTCGATGAGGATTTCATAGCCCTCATCCCGCGTCACCGG containing:
- a CDS encoding VOC family protein, whose product is MPQRIALITLVVADYDEAIRFYTEKLGFTLVEDTPLSAEKRWVRVAPPGTSGAELLLARAATPTQQAAIGNQTGGRVALFLYTDDLARDHARLLAQGVRIVRPPVVEPYGRVLVFADLYGNLWDLLESAQSV
- a CDS encoding DinB family protein, yielding MSLFLTPPAAPEYAPFYHTYVKLITGDPLEALRRQPQELRQLLAGLTEEQTLFRYAPGKWSIKENLVHMLDTERIFAYRALRIGRGDTTALPGFEQDDYVPASGADARPLADILHEYDTVRAATLSLLESFTAEAVGRLGTASGQPVSVRALAYILSGHEAHHLNLLRERYLPGLQ
- a CDS encoding YdcF family protein yields the protein MRRLLTRILGGLLVLLLLAAGGIACSGLTVRPKPADCLVVPGNTVNPDGSLSPRLRARLDEALRLYRTGLSPLIFVSGGLGREGHYEGTAMQRYLVGQGIPAHAIVVDNAGNNTEATARNFARLARARHLKSAVVVSQFFHLPRTQLLLRQQGVSTVSASAARYWELRDVYALLREVPAYAKAWLF
- a CDS encoding YkvA family protein yields the protein MSSLVEKGLSISKNALFSVFLNRAGKLLGRPFKVVMVLNEVANKLASKDSGDNKFKQVFDVGRTLVRLVRNYISGEYRQIDTGTIVSALGVLLYTLSPVDLVPDFVPVVGFLDDLALISWFIEKFQGEILRFREWEETHAAQETDDIPAASKTLKASNTNAQNAPAVAELGHS
- a CDS encoding S46 family peptidase produces the protein MRIRTRLALLALTFLTALPAARADEGMWLPLLLKQLNEADMQKKGLKLTAEQIYSINQGSLKDAIVQFGGGCTGEIISDQGLLLTNHHCGYSQIQSHSSVEKDYLTNGYWAMDRSQELPNPGLTATFIVRMEDVSSQVLAGVPTTGIVEAEREKLVQANGQRVAHAAVQGTGYQAFVRPMFNGNEYYLFVTEVFQDIRLVGAPPSSIGKFGGDTDNWAWPRHTGDFSIFRIYAGPDNKPAPYSPDNKPFKPRHHLPISLGGVQPGDFTMVFGFPGRTNEYLTSWGVEETYAVSNPAKINVRDAKLRVLDADMKASDKVRIQYAAKYASIANYWKKWIGENRGLKKLDAVRVKQQQEQVFQQWAESGDAARRAAFATLLPDLKRNYATARDYTLARDYVTEAALGVELMAYANSLLPLLELADNKVPAAELAAAAEKTRKGSVGFFRNYSAHTDQKVAAQLLPLYAAGTPAALLPAYVKTLQGQYTGPGGWTAYAAQLYGKSKLTTQESAFAVLDEVAKGNVQTLRQDPAVLLAQAIIGNYRTVILPTYTAATDNIALLQRTYVAGLRLQQPERKFYPDANSTLRLAYGQVAGYEPADGTKYDFYTTLDGIMEKADPTNPEFEVPARLAELYKNKDFGPYAYKGTVPVAFIATNHTTGGNSGSPVINGRGELIGTNFDRNWEGTMSDIMFDPDRVRNITLDVRYMLFVVDKFAGAGHLVKEMTLVGSANDTAPASNGKKLEKVKVKRKPAKEKA
- a CDS encoding metal-dependent hydrolase family protein, giving the protein MRLLWSFATALLFSITWSTSAQTSSSAPQPALLLRPAAVFDGETLHPGWAVLTEDSKIKAVGPAAQLQAPAGAQVLELPGLTLLPGLIEGHSHLLLHPYNETPWNDQVLLESEALRVARATVHARATLAAGFTTARDLGSEGAGFADVGLKQAIDQGLIPGPRLLVATRALVATGSYGPKLSADVDVPQGAQEADGVDSIVRAVREQMGKGADIIKVYADYRWGPNESSRPTFSQEELNLIVQTARSAGRPVVAHASTPEGMRRATLAGVQTIEHGDGGTLEVFRLMKQRGVALCPTVAAGEAISRYRGWQPGTTPEPERIRQKRESMRLALQSGVELAIGGDVGVFAHGDNLREAEQLVRTYGLTPLQVLRGLTATNARLFQLPDRGRLQPGLLADLIAVSGDPTQDVAALRQVRLVVKGGVITKQ
- a CDS encoding glycosyltransferase family 2 protein yields the protein MHFTVITPTHNRRAYLPEAIDSVRATVAAPLDFSFEHLICENASTDGTAEWLEETIEQQDDVVRVRTQTTLLKAGPARNLLIREDAPADTWIVPLDDDDLLLQRALYHYAREIEQAPGRPWLVADFLRVDQDRRYLPSEDYYAWRFETPQDMLRAIFRAEHFIQGNVCYSRELFDAVGGYDEEIEMAEDLDLYVRFLLAGHLPVICPHISHLHRFHTSNVSIGVDADKHAQDLRIIYDKYAGQLQKQGIERP